ATCGGTATGTGTAGAagttttgcaagggtagatgtaTGTAAATGGGACTTCGGTATGTGTAGatgttttgcaagggtagatgtaaatgAGACTTTATATAGGGGTTTTGCAAGGGCAAGTATTCAGGTGGATGTGACTATAAGTATTCACGTGAATAAAGATGATATGAGTTGACAGTATATTGTTCAGTGGTGTCTGTTGGTGCATGTGATTTGTTGAGGTAGCTGTTTCATATGGGTATAGCTTGTGCTACAGTAGCGGGCTGGTGATGTGTACTGCAAAAGAGGTTGCGTATTTATTCACGTGAAGACTATTCAACATTGATgtgcttcatctgacatgaTTTGACGAGACAAAGTTCAGCCCAtgttaaatgtatcataaacttCTCAGGGATGCTATAGGTACATCCTTTAAAAATGCTGTATTGCAAAAGGATGCATAGCTGTGTATTGACGTGCGTGTAGGTGATATGACTGGATAGGGTTCAACAGTGCAAAGCTATTGAGCAGCACTACGAACATCAATGTAGCAATAGGACCAATAACACTCGAAATTGATGCACAAAATTTTATGCGTTGCTATGTGTATTGACGTGAGTGTGGATGGGTACTTCTGGTCAGGGTTCAACAATACTGAGCTATCCACCGTAGCTACAGTCATTGCTCCCTATGGTGGAATTTGGCAAGTGTGATTGAAGAAAGCTGATAACAACATTAGGTTTTGTAATGGTTGGCAGGATTTCGCTGAATACCATTCTATCtgttatggttattttttagtcttcagatatgaaggaaattcaagcttccatattgttatattttataagACTGCCATTGAGATTCAATATCCACGTAGGAAGAATTGTAAATTGGAAGATCATCaggtaaaaatatcaaaaacttaGATGAAGATGATACAAACATTTCTTCCTTAATgtacaaacccataaaacatGAAGTCAGAGAAaagtttgttcttaaaaaattaccgattatgtccagaggaagagagagagagagcaatccAAGCAGGCAaaaaattgaagcctaaaaatccttCTTTCATGGGTATCTCGTGGCCACATAATATGGTGAGCCTTTATACATAATGTGATTATGATGTTCTCTTAAATATGGCTTGGAAACATATATGGGAAGCAAGTATATTATTGGGAAGCAATTTGTCACACATCAATGTCTTGTGCTATTACCCTCCATCAAAACATATTAAGTAATGAGATTCGGGGAAGGCTGGGTTGCATTTTCGAAAgacaataatttagaaaaaatgagaTGTCACTGCCAATGAGGTGATGAAAGGACTCCTGTTGTGATTAGTGTCTCAATATTTCACTTGGTTGACCATCAGAGTTTGGACAAGGAtaacttgtttaaaatttaaactagtgatgtttatgcttatatttAATTAGGGACTTTGATCACTACTATGGTTTATTTCTGATGGATGTGGTTTTAAGACTTTTCTCTGACCAGTTTGGTATGTCTTGTTCAAAACTATTCAGAATTCCTGTGCTTTATCTGACATGACTTGTTGAGACAATACTGAGCTGTGTTCAATGTATCATGAACTTTTCAGCCatgctctgcatccttgaaaatggTGCATTGCAAAAGAAGGCATATCTGTGTATTGACTGGACAGGGTTGAACAGTGCGAAGCTGTTAAACAGCACATGTAGCACTACGAACAACATCTGTGTACCAATGGTGGACAGCTCACACCCAAAATTGATGCATAGCCAATTCAGGGATGCTCTGCCTCTTCGAAAATGGTGCATTGCAAAGGGTTGCACATATGTGTATTCACGTGAGTGGGGATGGGTACGTGTGGTCAGGGTTCAATAGTTTCGAGATGTTGAGTATCACATGCAGAACTACATCAATCAAGTGTAGCAATGATGGACAGCTTACCCCCAAAAATTTGCTTACACTTTTGAAGGGtcctctgcatccttgaaaatagTGCATTGCAAAATGTTGCATATCTGTTTATTCACGTGAGCATGGATGATATGACTGGACAGGGTTCAATAGTGGCGAACATGACTTCGCCGAACAGTGCCGAGCTGTGTTAGCCTTTTCCAACCTCACTTGTCAAATGCTAGTATTACGAGCAGTGAGTGTAGCAACAGTAGAGAGTTTTATCCCCCTGTTTCCGTATAAACTTTTCAGGGAGTCTTTGCaggtagaaaatgtagttacattttctcaacatcaatgtaaaattacatGAAGAAAACTATGCTTCCAAGTTTTACATCAATGACTTCCGATCATCACAATTGCAATATTAGGGAGCTTCCAAGCAATGCTACAACAAACCAATAACTTGAATGAAACATTTGAAAGGCTGATCAGGCTTTTAGGCCTTTACCctatttttaagcaaaccaaATATTGTTGTGAGAGTGTGTTGGGTGAGCCATATGGATTTTCAGTGAGTGAGTGGTTAGTCTGGTTTGGACGAGTCTTTATGTAATGTATCTATATAAAGTAGGACACTATTACAACTAAGATACACAGATACGTGCATATTATATCGTGACTCAAACAActcatataaaagaattattcgtATTATTGAATCATATGCGCGGTTGGTCTATGTGGTTTGGATCAGTCTGTAagtattgaatctattaaattttcctacaagtaatgtgcaataaatataatttggaGGCATTTCACTTCCTAAGGTTTTCCCTACATTACAAAGCAAAGGACATTGTTCGTCCATGACCCACATTACTTGaatgtagcaacaaagaacacgtatgaaaaaaatgagaaagtgatttcacataaacttagccaaaagtaataaacagttaatctttagagttgcaaaagttgaacatacataatcatcatttgtCACACATTAACAATAACATCATGTATTGCACATAAtgtgtagacattaacaacaacgtctaatgttcgtaggtagaaatttttggaaatcatcattgcttgaatctgagaagtctGAAATATCTGTTTCATCATCTAACgcagtaatttcattaatagacttCATGGTTTGCTCTTGCGCCTTCCCCTTTAGATGCTTCCTAGCTTTTTGGATTGCGTGAAAACGATCTAGTCgcctttgcatttgattgttctcttGTTCAAGACGAGCAAGTATGTTGGCAGGTTCATCTCTAGGTAACTCGGCAGAGCGTGCCTTAGGAACTCGTAACCCGTGCCATCGACAATACACCTCTAACTCACACCTCTTCTCGTATAGGGTTGACCATGGTGGTTCTGCTATAGTGAACTCTATTGCGGTGGTATCTGTACTTAATTTTGTAGGTTTGCCGACCATGATGTGTCCGACGCTTCCAAGACTCTCATACGtgtatattggcatattaacgaaatctctcttctttccaacCCATTTTCCTCCATAGTGGTCTGTGTATGTATGTAGTTGTTGATCTGTTGGAACTTGTGATGATGCATTTGTTGAAGTAGGTCTAAACTTGTTTCGCATTGTACGATTTGATGTTGAGGCATTGCGACTCATAGCTTAATCAATCTACGAAGTTAGCGGGGTAGAAAGTTAACATTATATCACTAGTACATTTATAACCTCATTTCACGGTCCAGGCATTACAGTTTCACTTATTAGGGCCTGTCATGTCAAACCCTTCCGGAAAAACGCTATATGAACAGGATTTTAAATGTTCCTAATGTCACATCAAAGGTGGGCAGTAGTTGCAACAGTAGATGTAAATGAGACATCTGTGCATCCAATTTCACAATTCTGTATTCACGTGAGTGTGGGTGTGAAACAGTGTCGACCTGGGTATCCACATCGTGTAGAGCACCGAACATGACTTGACTAAGCAGCAGCGTCTGTTGGCGCATGTGCTACGATTGAAGGAGTTTGATATGACTACAGTTGGTGCTACAGAAGCAGGCTGGTGATGTGTGTTTAGAGTTGGAACTTGGACACCTTCAAACTTCGCTATATTAATTGTGTTTTGTCTTTCACCAGCAAGTTcgcaatattaatttattaattatgtttgGTCTTTCACAAAATGAATTATGAAGATCACAGTGTTTTCTGtgatttggtcattttgaatgTCTGTAAACATCATGGTGTGTAAATATGACGGTGTTCATTATCTTTGGTCATTAAACATTTACAGGTTAAAAGCATCACTTTGGTCTCAGAACCATCACTCTTACAAATTACGTAGCGCCATAGGCTGAAACACTGAAATTTCTCTTGTAATCGTAGCCAATTGATGTGAGACTGCATTTGAGGGAATACCTACTTACTCGACTATTCGATCAAACATCGTGGTCAAAGACTTGTCGGTTTGAAGCAAGGCCCAATTTGGTCTGAATACCACATCTGTTATACCGTAGATGTTGGTGGTGGCTTGAGCTCCTGGTTATATCTGTTTAATTGTGGACTTTACCTTTACAAAATCTTAAACATCAGGGTGTTTATTAtcgttggtcattttcaaggatggTAAATCGTCCAACATTAGAAAATTATCTAAATTCTTCAAGTcaattctgaaaattttaatagcCACAATATAGGAAGTCCAGAACAAAATGACCATGAATAAAAATTGACACCaaccaactaaaaaaacaaataacacagCTATATAAAGGTTCTTGAATCCCAAACACagtaaataaaaccctaaaattatGATGTACCTTGTAATATTATTCtgaattagaaaaaaatgaacacttaaaatttaaaagttacgTAAAAAGTGAACATTACATGGAATACTACAGGTTTCAATAAATACATTACTATATCTTCCCTCTAGCTAGCTCCACCGGACAAAACAGGTTCATCTCTATGAGAGTGGTCTTGCCACTGCCAATTCTACCAACAATACGTATTTTGTGCCCTTCCTCAAATGTGCAACTGATCCCCTTCAGAACAAGTGCATCAGCCTATATTTGATCTGTTTTATCAATGATATATAAAGCCATATTATAAAGCCAAGTTTGAAGCAAATAACACAACTCTCAATCATGTgaagataaatacaaaaccaGTCAGATTGGTAATGAATGCCAAAGCATTAGTCCGCTTATTTAGAAtgattatatacatatttcccaaaagaattctcaaaaataattattatatacattaCTATATAAAACTCGACATATTTAGGAACAATATGTATACAATGTCACTATCACAATGTCCGGAAGAGCAACTTCAAATCAAGAATCAATCTCACTTCCGTCAAAAGTGCAAGCACTCCTTTCCCATCAAATACTCCACAGGAGACAAAGAGGGATCATCatgtctaaattttttagcaatcaAACCATGTAAAGCACTAAACATATGAGGATTACCCATGTCAACAGTTTGGTCAATTAATGCCAACTTATAGATCAGAAGTCTTATTAAATGCTTCTTCCACTTCTAACTTACAGGAAGCTCAAAGAAAATATGTTTGATGATCACCAAACAGACatgtaagaagaaaattttacagCATCGTTAGTTTGCAAAATCTACAATTATTTTCATTCCCACATGATTTCAACACATTGCagataaggatatatatataaagcacaATGAAGgcaaataaatggaaaaaaataccTGTATGCCCAACAAAAGTATGTGTACATTTGCTTCCTCTCCAAAGTTTTAAAGTTGTATCACTTGAACCTAAAATCGTGGTAGCATAAAAATGAACCCCATAAGTTCATAGTGAAAGACATAGTTGGATCTATGCATTCCAATCTGATGTAACCAGTTCCAACTaccaacaaaatctaaaacaatatCTAGCAGAACAGTCATCTACTGAATCATATTATACCTGTAACAAGCTCGCCTGAAGGCAGCTTTATGAGTGCTTGGATTGCTGCCTTATGAGCCTCCCAGGATTCTGAAGGTTGGCCACTTCTCCAACGTCTTAATGTGCTGTGGTGAAGGAGACATTAGATACTAACCGAAAATTATTGAGAAAAATGCATATACCTTTGTAAGCATAGATAataattcaaacccaaaaaacggcaatacacaaacaataaaagtaacatTCAAACAGTAtgcaaatttttcattaacGCCTCCATCATTTCATTAAAGCAAATGATGGACAAGATTTGATTCATTGGCCAATGACAcacacaacatatatatatatatatatatactgaaaatcataaaataagaaggctaattgatgaaaaaatcaataatcaattaaatgtttcTCATTGGGTTCCCAATTTCTACCAAAATGAAAAGGTAATATATACaatgataaataacaattacaaaCCCCAAGAAGCGAAAGGAACAAAACATGCACACATAACTAAGATTTTTGCCGTTTTCAGCTTTGGGTAAGTTATATTGTGAGCTGCTCTAgaactcagaaaaaaaaaatataaattctattcTCCAAAGTTCCTACTAacgaacttgtaatcaaatgtACACAGATCTAATCATTCTAGAGAGGAGGGGATTTAAAGgagattaaaaataagaaaatgggaAGGAGGATGTACCAATCTAGGAATTGTAGGGAAGGCGAATCAGAAAATTAGGAGAGAGACACATACCTAGCCAAGCATTGTAGAGACTCGGATAAATGATTTGCTACAAAGGAGTTGGTTCTGCCATTGATCCGCATAAACTTCGTCATCAAACTCTTTTACAGAAAGTATCAAATTACTTCTTCTTGCTTATCAACAATACCACACATTTGTTTctcacaaaaataacaaaaataaaaaaacaaattactcTCTTACAACCCACTTTACTGTAGCTAacaacatacaaaaacacaagaaagtttGGCTTCAAATGAATACCAATCCAGACATTTGTCAAATTGCAATCAAAACTCCAAGTGCAGAAAAACTTCCTAATACATCAATAAATACAATACGCCTTATGGGTTTTctccaaaatatcaatttcttgacAACAAACACATTGACAGCCAGTATTCTCCCCAAGCAATGATCCAGAAATAGATGCACAGCCACCAAGATTCTCCCCAATTAGTAGAACATTTTGCATGCTTATTCCAGTCACCTATACACATGAAGAATAAGCACACAAGGACAATCCAGCTCAATGGCCTTTTCGTGTCCACCATTGCAGTtaggtctaaaaaaaaaatacgactTTCGAAGAAAAGTGAAACGTAACTATGCAGTCACCTATAGGCAGGAAGTATAAGCATACACTAAGGCATTTAATGATCTTTTCGTTTCCGCCCATATGCCCTGACAGGTCTAATCTTACCTGTTTCATCAGACACAACagcataattaaattaacataatcaatcaaatgcACAGTACAAGTAGCTCAAGAAGATGGGAAGTGTAGACGAAGTACATACCATCACCGGTCCCGCAATCGGGAGCATGCGCACGCGGGCGTCGCGATCTCCGCAAAGCCTCCACCGGCTCAATGTCCTCAGCCGGTATCTGCTCAATCTGTACAGCCTCTCCGTGGGGGGTTTGAGATGGAGCTGACATGGTGGGGTCCACATGCACTAGAGGTGGGGTGGGCATGCCTGGTGTGGGGACAAATATGCATCCACCATCATGGGCAGATCCACTGAAAACTGGGGGCGACATACGAGGAGGGCCCTCAAAGTCCGTGCTAGCACCATGGGATGTAGTGTGGGCTGGAACAGTGCCCTGATGATCGACGGTATGGGATGGCCCAGCACCATCGCCAGGCGTGCATCGCGGTGTCCTGCCGTCGTCATCAGACAGTACCCAATCAGTGCCAAGCCATGCCTCTTCTACACCCTCCTCATTCCCTTCCTCGTAGATGGGAGCCGACTCGGTCGTACGGCTGCGACCAGCTTGACCACCTCCACGATGTCCACCCCCACGAGACCCACCACGTTGCCCGCCACGAACTGGGGCCTGTGTATCAATGTCAACTGCTTCTGCAAGCGCATTCGCCAATTTAAGTCGGCCTAGCTCCTCCACAAGCTCTAGTGTAAATGTAAGGTCAGTGTGCATGTCAGAACCTTCATCGCACCTCGGTATAGACCTAATCATCGTCCGAACCTACAAAACAAGGGCGTCATAAAAGCAAGAACGCAAGTATGATGCAAAACTTGGATAAATCTGttccaaaatcaaaagaaaaagtagcaaaCATAGCTAATGAAATCCTTATATTACTTATAATTCTGAAGCATCTTTAAAAAGACAGTGTATAAAAATAGGGGTTGGCCCCCCCTGTGCAAAATTTTATAGTTCCAACCCAACACTCAGGAATTTTCAGTTTCCTGTTATGTTTATCGCTATGCAATCTAAACATTGAGATAATACTCCTAAAAAACACGTATAGTTGGTTGTACATAAGTTCAATCTTAGCATAAGTGAAAATATCAGAATTTCACTTCTATATCTAGGCTTCACCAGATTTACAACTCCATTAATATCACATTGCAATCAGGACACATATTTTGAAGTTATTATTTCCTAACGTACACGCCCAAATCAAATGCATTGAAAATATCAAACGCAAGCTTCAAGTTTCAATTAAGGGAAGTACCAAAAACTTAGAACATATATCATACTTGAATCTAGTATAAATGCACATCTCCTTGCTGCATACTTGCAAGATTTTAAATGACCTTTAAGCTGTTGGGAATTGCATTCTACCAACAGTTTAGTAAGGGACTTCCCAATCCTAGAGGTAATATCTATCAAGGAATATGTAATACATTAATCAGTCCTGGAGGAAAGGCTATCTAAACTATCATGAAATGTGAATTTATCACTACTACACAGAGTTGCACCGTCCATTGTAAAGTACaagccaaccaaaaacaaaaaaaaataataataaacaaaaaataaaataaaatacaataaaacccaatccaacccaccctttttaaaagttaaatgtAATTATATGAACAAAGGTGTGGTCATCATTAGTCATTGCCCATTAACCATTCCTCATGCAAACAAATTGGATCAAGACAAATTCAGTTTGTTATGAACAACTTAAATCATGCAGTATTTTGACTTTAAAACATAATGACATGTCATGCAGtattttttgactttaaaacaaaatgacagaGAAAGCTGCTGAGGATATTTAATCCAACAATGGTTTCATCCATAAAATAGGAATTGTTGCCTCACCATGAGTTCCCAATACGCAGACTCTGGTGTTATGTACCGCCTTGTGTGGCGATTGTACCACATCATGTACTCAACGAGATACGTATCATCATCGTCTAGGAGATCGGACCCGCGAACTACATTCACTCGGTTGGCCCATTGCCGAATAAAGGGATCATGTTCTACCTCCCAGTTCTTCTCCCATTTACCCTGAAGGGATATCTTGTGAAGGGTAGTCGACGTATCCACGACACTTGGAACTGGTTGCTTCATCCCAAACTGACGGAGGACTCGCTCAGGATGATGCCACTCCACTATCCAAAAGAATATCAACGGCACCTCGGCCCTCCAAATATGCTGCCCAGCAGTGCAATACGCAGGTAGGGAGCCTAGCGTATGCGTGTACGGCTCCCATACAATCTGCATGAGTAGATTATGTTTGTGATAGTGAGACATCATACTAATTTAACATTATGTTTATGATATGTAATATGCAAAGCATGGAATCTTCTGTCTGCTTCTAGTCGTACACAAAATCTTCAGGGATTATTGGGCAGAAAgtaaaagaacaacaaaattgacctgcaaaaaatattaaaagatctAGGTTGTTCATGTCCACCATTTTCAGCCCCATGTTCACATGCTGGACAGGGTTCAAAGCTAACTGACACCATCAAATACTAGGGTTTTCAATCTGAACCAAACTTAGAGGAGGGTACTAGAGCATCCTTATGGCTGTAAGATGTGTCCAAGTTGATGATTTCGCAAAATCTTTTTATCGTAATAGAAATATTGTGCTACATTAATTGCATTAGTCATTAACAATGTTTCAATGAATGAGAACAAAATGACTATTATAAGGTCTACTGAAGACATTGCATTTCAAGTAGCACTTTATATTGCAAGAAATGGAAGCTATGTAAATTATTACATGGTATAATCCTCATCAAATACTGTTATTATATttctatgtaaatatatatttcttataaattttagtgTTGGAAATTACGTAAGCCTTTTACTTATCTCAAACTAATCATGTCAATGTCTAAAATTACATTCCTCTTGAAGAATATGGTGAGCAGCATATTTTGCACGcttctaaaattatatgaataaagTACTCGTTAATAATCCAtagcttttaataattttaggacTATTAAGGCAGCTAAAGTGGGGACAACTTAAGGAGTTGCATGCTGCAATTAAATTGTGCTCTCCAACTTTGGTGCAAGGAGCACGAACTAACTTTTCATTTACGTCAACAACAAGAGGTAATGTGTCAAGCGTCTTTATGTTTTCTCATATATCACTGATTAacaattatttgtttctttaaacttaGGCCATTGTTTTCCAAGAAGACAATCGAGGCTGTGCATATTCAAAATATACCACTTGAATACGTAAATCGAAGTCAAACAGTATTCTACTAGACTGTAAAAATATAACCTTCAATTCAGCAAAGGTAATTTATAACTTACAATGTAACAATGTTTTTTGCATCACAATAACAATGTTTGTAATCTTGGATACCCCTATGTTAGAAGAAGAAATACTAAATTGTCTACTTATTAGGCAGAGCAATAACTATGGTTTTAAGCtcataacattttattaattaattacaagtGATTTCACAAGCTTAATTACAAACCGtacaagcttaaattttatttgtttaatcaaaTTTGTAGCATATATTGAGACTATATGCAAAAACAACCGACTAAAGTAGAGCGTGATAGTAATCTGGTGCAATTGTACATATGAAACTTCTAGCCAAGAGAGTTCGATCGTACCTATGAAACTTATATCTATGCCCAAATGGAGCTCACACACTAAAACCACCTGCAGCACCAGTGGCACCAATGAATTGTAAAGAGCTTAGATTCACATTGACTACCTATGAAAACACCATCAACTAGAACATCCCAAACGGATGTTTAGATAACATAAAAGTTTATATTAACCTTAGATGGTCACTTAATACTAAATATTGCTATGTTCTGTCACAGGGGTAGTGAAATGCATAAACTCCAAACATTAGTAAGTTTTTGAAGGCAAAGCAACAATTGAGACTATCTTCGGTGCTCACTCTGGCATCCTAAACAACCCCAAATCTCACAAAGGGTTTAACCTATACCCTGGACTCTCGAGTTCCTAGTGGGGGGGCACTAATGGCTTTGTATTTTGGAAATTTCACAGTGTGGACCCAAGCAATGACAACCATCCAGCATTGGACAAGGACAAGCTATGGCAATGGCTTAGCCTATGGTCACTCTATGACATTCAAGGCAGAGTAACTCCATCCTTTAGTTTgcttaatttcaaatttcaatgaaagcCAGAGAAGTGATCATGTGTTTTACGGGCCAATGATCAATAATGTCATCATTCTTTCAGGTTTCTGTACTTAGGCCAAAAATGCAAATTGGGATTATATTTTTGCTCTCATGTCATGATTACACaataattagataaaattttcgTAGTTTAACATTTGCAGCTTTCCCAACGTtctaaatttaaagaattttatcattttatgagATTTAACAGCCAACTATATTACAACAGTGAAGAGAAGCTCTAACTCAGCAAATTTAATTCAACGAAAATCTGGAATATAATTGTGGTAATATCTAAGTCAACCACCAAAACTATAGCGAATCCAGAAGGTGTGAAATATTAATAAGCTTCAacagttctaaaaaaaatttctattttaaagCTTTAATATTGAAGTATAACAACTATCAAAgattcaaactctctctaaaagaattataaccaattacataatcCAATATGTGCGTCTTCTCTTCATTGCATCAGCTTAATGACATTTGTAACAATTGgtggagtttttgttttttggttgcaaCACAAGTTTGAACTCACTGTCTTGCACTAAACCAAGACTTCATGCTCAATCTTTTGCGCATGTTGCACATGCTTCAAACATCTTGGAAAAGGGACAATttattctgtgtttttttttttttttttcggtgtaAATCACAAACGTTTCCGTACATAATGAAGAATATAGCCAAAttctactttatatatatatgactaaatttatatataacccaTTGATTTAACCCAACTTAACCTGAGTCATGTGAGTTGGGTTGCATTGGAAAAAACCCTTCAATCCAACCCAATTTGGAAAAAACCCTTTGATTTaacattcaagaatttttttcttttgttttactttatgtAAGGACGAGCAAGTATTCATGCAGGTGCTACAAATGGAAGTTCTAATGTGAAGTACTTCACGATGGACATTCCAATTGAGTTAAATGATGGGATGGAAATCCaagtatcaaacaaaatgaTTGGATGGTATTATGAAATCAACTCATTCCTACAACAATccaagaattcaaaataaaataaaaattgagggaAACGAAAATAAAAGCATGTGCGGTGCATTTGAGGGAAACGTGCTCAGCCCGTAGTCATAAGAATTGAGGGAAACGTGGTCATAAgaattcaaactaaattaacCGAATACCTGCTCCGCCCGTACTGTAGCCAGTGACGCCCGGTACGCAGCAAGGACGTGTGTGGCATGCTCTGCGGTGCATTTTGGCCCGCTCCACCTACCAAACATGAGGTGTCGACAAATGCTCATTACTGAACCTTACATTTAACAaactttgcttttatatttcaCATCCATATACTAAGCATTGATAAGTTTCTTTCGTTTGTTAGtttggcatatttttaattatatgaaagaGACAAATAACGAGAACTCAATGAATGTACCTAATGGCAAGGGGCCCTAAGTGCACTGGCGGTAGAGGCGGCCTCACAACAGGGCATAATTGTGGGAACCTTGAATAGGCCC
The Quercus lobata isolate SW786 chromosome 10, ValleyOak3.0 Primary Assembly, whole genome shotgun sequence DNA segment above includes these coding regions:
- the LOC115964423 gene encoding serine/threonine-protein phosphatase 7 long form homolog, producing the protein MQHIDAAGLTGLFKVPDMEVDHALITALVERWRPETHTFHLPHGEMGITLQDMEVMLGLPVDGLPVTGKTDYIWNELCEQLLGHKPPPSIPNSNKSILAGARIRYTWLDAQFADPLVADAADEVVQQHARYHLLVRMGALLFMDRSADRVSLLPLQLLNPVSNARRYSWGSAALAWLYRQLCGASKKDAMQIGGALLLVQLWAYSRFPQLCPVVRPPLPPVHLGPLAIRWSGPKCTAEHATHVLAAYRASLATVRAEQIVWEPYTHTLGSLPAYCTAGQHIWRAEVPLIFFWIVEWHHPERVLRQFGMKQPVPSVVDTSTTLHKISLQGKWEKNWEVEHDPFIRQWANRVNVVRGSDLLDDDDTYLVEYMMWYNRHTRRYITPESAYWELMVRTMIRSIPRCDEGSDMHTDLTFTLELVEELGRLKLANALAEAVDIDTQAPVRGGQRGGSRGGGHRGGGQAGRSRTTESAPIYEEGNEEGVEEAWLGTDWVLSDDDGRTPRCTPGDGAGPSHTVDHQGTVPAHTTSHGASTDFEGPPRMSPPVFSGSAHDGGCIFVPTPGMPTPPLVHVDPTMSAPSQTPHGEAVQIEQIPAEDIEPVEALRRSRRPRAHAPDCGTGDGKIRPVRAYGRKRKDH